In one window of Cynocephalus volans isolate mCynVol1 chromosome 6, mCynVol1.pri, whole genome shotgun sequence DNA:
- the PLA2G10 gene encoding group 10 secretory phospholipase A2 — MLLLLLLLLLEPGPRSSAASRRSHVHRRGILELAGTVNCVGARNPLAYVDYGCYCGLGGRGKPKDATDWCCFHHDCCYTRAEEAGCRPKLNPYSWRCVSKRVVCGPTENECQELLCKCDQEVAHCFAETQYNLKYLFYPQFLCEQDSPKCD; from the exons atgctgctgcttctgctgctgctgctgctggaacctggaccCAGATCCAGCGCAG CCTCTAGGAGGTCACATGTGCACCGACGTGGGATCCTGGAACTGGCAGGGACTGTGAATTGTGTCGGGGCCCGAAACCCCTTGGCCTATGTGGACTATGGCTGCTACTGCGGCCTGGGTGGCCGTGGCAAGCCCAAGGATGCCACTGACTG GTGCTGCTTTCACCACGACTGCTGTTACACTCGTGCCGAGGAGGCTGGCTGCAGGCCCAAGTTGAATCCCTACTCCTGGCGGTGCGTCAGTAAGCGCGTCGTGTGCG GACCAACAGAGAACGAATGCCAAGAACTTTTGTGCAAGTGTGACCAGGAGGTTGCTCACTGCTTTGCTGAAACTCAGTACAACTTAAAGTACCTCTTCTACCCCCAGTTTTTATGTGAGCAAGACTCACCCAAGTGTGACTGA